A single window of Zea mays cultivar B73 chromosome 10, Zm-B73-REFERENCE-NAM-5.0, whole genome shotgun sequence DNA harbors:
- the LOC100285103 gene encoding TPD1 precursor translates to MRMRAPSSTGLKAIVASAWLAVLLGSASLAACDQDAGFSPPPTAVPAVPPRPALRAAAAAVPVPVPAPLPRKILRSPGVVAGGSGEGAAAAGPVRPSRMDEGCAGAEDIAIYQRHASSLPNGVPAYKVDVMNQCLGDPGGGDCAIAGIHVRCGWFSSVNLVDPLKFRRLRHDDCLLNDGRPLLGGDTISFEYANSFPYELSVRVATCVDPTTAP, encoded by the exons ATGAGGATGAGGGCGCCGTCGTCGACCGGATTGAAGGCGATCGTGGCATCGGCCTGGTTGGCCGTGCTGCTTGGTTCCGCCTCCCTCGCCGCCTGCGATCAGGACGCAG GATTCTCGCCGCCGCCGACCGCCGTACCAGCGGTTCCGCCGCGCCCGGCactccgcgccgccgccgccgctgttcCCGTGCCGGTGCCAGCTCCACTGCCCCGCAAGATACTCCGCTCGCCAG GCGTCGTCGCTGGCGGTAGCGGAGAAGGAGCAGCCGCAGCAGGGCCGGTGCGGCCGAGCCGGATGGACGAGGGGTGCGCGGGCGCGGAGGACATCGCCATCTACCAGCGCCACGCGTCGTCGCTGCCGAACGGGGTGCCGGCGTACAAGGTGGACGTGATGAACCAGTGCCTGGGCGACCCGGGCGGCGGCGACTGCGCGATCGCGGGCATCCACGTGCGGTGCGGGTGGTTCAGCTCGGTGAACCTGGTGGACCCCCTCAAGTTCAGGCGCCTGCGCCACGACGACTGCCTCCTCAACGACGGGCGGCCGCTGCTCGGCGGCGACACCATCTCCTTCGAGTACGCCAACTCGTTCCCGTACGAGCTCTCCGTCCGCGTCGCCACGTGCGTCGACCCCACCACCGCCCCGTAG